In Haliaeetus albicilla chromosome 3, bHalAlb1.1, whole genome shotgun sequence, the following are encoded in one genomic region:
- the CPSF1 gene encoding cleavage and polyadenylation specificity factor subunit 1 isoform X4, which translates to MSTRGWWERGRSPASCPATSSTCGSWTRSSSTSSTCSSSTATTSPPSSSSSSPTRPGREGPSRHLVPQQPALRLHPGAGRPQAHRRGGDLRRQLASVPQPERAPLWGGPQQPHQWHHRLPAAFGAGPGALSRPLPPGVQEGVKVTLDCAQATFISYDKMVISLKGGEIYVLTLITDGMRSVRSFHFDKAAASVLTTCMVTMEPGYLFLGSRLGNSLLLKYTEKLQETPANGGKEAADRQEEPPVKKKRSESSGTWAGGKSAPQDEVDEIEVYGSEAQSGTQLATYSFEVCDSILNIGPCANAAMGEPAFLSEEFQSSPEPDLEIVLCSGYGKNGALSVLQKSIRPQVVTTFELPGCYDMWTVIAPQKKEEPDENAAGENAEKEPAPPEPPEEDGKRHGFLILSREDSTMILQTGQEIMELDTSGFATQGPTVFAGNIGENRYIVQVSPLGIRLLEGVNQLHFIPVDLGSPIVHCAVADPFVVIMSAEGQVTMFVLKSDTYGGRTHRLTLQKPQLHHQSKVIALCLYRDVSGMFTTESRAASARDELSLRTHSEAETLIQDISDTVDDEEEMLYGDSGALFSPAKEEPRRSSLPSADRDPHQYKPEPTHWCVLVRENGAMEIYQLPDWRLVFLVKNFPMGQRVLVDSSFGQPAAQGDGKKEEVTRQGELPLVKEVLLVALGNRQSRPYLLVHVEQELLIYEAFSHDSQLGQSNLKVRFKKVPHNINFREKKLKQSKKKPESAGGEEPGGPRGRVARFRYFEDIYGYSGVFICGPSPHWLLVTSRGALRLHPMTIDGSVESFAPFHNINCPKGFLYFNRQGELRISVLPAYLSYDAPWPVRKIPLRCTTHYVAYHVESKVYAVATSVINPCTRIPRMTGEEKEFESIERDERYIHPQQEAFSIQLISPVSWETIPNTRIDLEEWEHVTCMKTVSLKSEETVSGLKGYIAVGTCLMQGEEVTCRGRILIMDIIEVVPEPGQPLTKNKFKVLYEKEQKGPVTALCHCNGYLVSAIGQKIFLWSLKDNDLTGMAFIDTQLYIHQMISVKNFILAADLMKSISLLRYQEESKTLSLVSRDAKPLEVYSVDFMVDSTQLGFLVSDRDRNLLVYMYLPEAKESFGGMRLLRRADFHVGAHVNTFWRTPCRGAADGPNKKTSAWENKHITWFATLDGGIGLLLPMQEKTYRRLLMLQNALSTMLPHHAGLNPRAFRLLHVDRRILQNAVRNVLDGELLNRYLYLSTMERGELAKKIGTTPDIILEDLLEIDRVTAHF; encoded by the exons ATGAGCACGAGGGGCTGGTGGGAGAGGG GCAGAAGTCCAGCTTCTTGCCCAGCTACATCATCGACGTGCGGGAGCTGGACGAGAAGCTCCTCAACATCATCGACATGCAGTTCCTCTACGGCTACTACGAGCCCaccctcctcatcctcttcGAGCCCAACCAGACCTGGCCGGG AAGGTCCATCCCGTCATCTGGTCCCTCAGCAACCTGCCCTTCGACTGCACCCAGGCGCTGGCCGTCCCCAAGCCCATCG GAGGGGTGGTGATCTTCGCCGTCAACTCGCTTCTGTACCTCAACCAGAGCGTGCCCCCCTATGGGGTGGCCCTCAACAGCCTCACCAATGGCACCACCGTCTTCCCGCTGC ttTTGGGGCTGGGCCGGGGGCTCTCAGCCGCCCTCTCCCCCCAGGCGTGCAGGAGGGGGTGAAGGTGACGCTGGACTGCGCCCAGGCCACCTTCATCTCCTACGACAAGATGGTCATCTCGCTGAAAGGAGGGGAGAT ctACGTCCTGACGCTGATCACGGATGGGATGAGGAGCGTCCGCTCCTTCCACTTCGACAAGGCGGCCGCCAGCGTCCTCACCACCTGC ATGGTGACGATGGAGCCGGGGTACCTGTTCCTGGGGTCGCGCCTGGGGAACTCCCTGCTGCTCAAGTACACCGAGAAGCTGCAGGAGACCCCCGCCAATGGGGGCAAGGAGGCGGCCGACAGGCAG GAGGAGCCCCCGGTGAAGAAGAAGCGGTCGGAGTCCTCAGGGACCTGGGCAG GAGGGAAATCGGCGCCGCAGGACGAGGTGGACGAGATCGAGGTGTATGGCAGCGAGGCGCAGTCAGGCACCCAGCTCGCCACCTATTCCTTTGAG GTCTGCGACAGCATCCTCAACATCGGCCCCTGCGCCAATGCCGCCATGGGGGAACCGGCGTTCCTTTCGGAGGAG ttTCAGAGCAGTCCGGAACCGGACCTGGAGATCGTGCTCTGCTCCGGCTACGGCAAAAACGGAGCCCTCTCCGTCCTGCAG AAAAGCATCCGACCCCAGGTGGTGACGACCTTCGAGCTGCCGGGCTGCTACGACATGTGGACCGTCATCGCGCCCCAGAAGAAGGAGGAG CCGGACGAAAACGCCGCAGGGGAAAACGCTGAGAAGGAGCCGGCTCCTCCCGAACCCCCCGAGGAGGATGGCAAGAGGCACGGCTTCCTCATCCTCAGCCGCGAGGACTCCACCATG ATCCTGCAGACGGGGCAGGAGATCATGGAGCTGGACACCAGCGGCTTTGCCACGCAGGGTCCCACCGTCTTCGCCGGCAACATTGGCGAGAACCGCTACATCGTCCAGGTGTCGCCGCTGGGCATCCGGCTGCTGGAAGGAG TGAACCAGCTGCACTTCATCCCGGTGGATTTGGGCTCGCCAATCGTCCACTGCGCCGTCGCCGACCCCTTCGTGGTGATCATGAGCGCCGAGGGGCAGGTCACCATGTTCGTCCTGAAAAGCGACACGTATGGGGGCCGGACCCACCGCCTCACCCTCCAAAAACCCCAGCTCCACCAC CAATCCAAGGTGATCGCCCTCTGCCTCTACCGGGACGTCAGCGGGATGTTCACCACGGAGAGCCGGGCGGCCAGCGCCCGGGATGAGCTCTCCCTCCGCACCCACTCGGAGGCAGAGACCCTCATCCAGGACATCAG CGACACAGTGGACGACGAGGAGGAGATGCTCTACGGAGATTCGGGGGCTCTTTTCAGCCCGGCTAAGGAAGAACCGCGTCGCAGCAGCCTCCCCTCCGCTGACCGGGATCCCCACCAGTATAAACCAGAGCCCACCCATTGGTGCGTACTGGTGCGGGAGAACGGCGCCATGGAG ATCTACCAGCTGCCGGATTGGCGCCTGGTGTTCCTGGTGAAGAACTTCCCGATGGGGCAGcgggtgctggttgacagttCTTTCGGACAACCGGCCGCCCAAGGGGACGGCAAGAAAGAAGAGGTGACGCGGCAGGGAGAGCTGCCCTTGGTGAAGGAGGTGCTGCTGGTGGCGCTGGGCAATCGCCAGAGTCGGCCGTACCTGCTG GTCCACgtggagcaggagctgctcatCTACGAGGCCTTCAGCCACGACTCCCAGCTGGGCCAGAGCAACCTCAAAGTCCGGTTTAAGAAG GTCCCCCACAACATCAATTTTCGCGAGAAGAAGCTCAAACAGTCCAAGAAGAAGCCGGAGAGCGCGGGGGGCGAGGAGCCGGGGGGGCCCCGCGGCCGCGTCGCTCGCTTCCGCTACTTCGAGGACATCTACGGATACTCAGGG gttTTTATCTGCGGCCCCTCCCCGCACTGGCTGCTGGTGACGTCCCGGGGGGCCCTGCGCCTGCACCCCATGACCATCGACGGCTCCGTCGAGTCCTTCGCCCCCTTCCACAACATCAACTGCCCCAAGGGCTTCCTCTACTTCAACCGACAG GGGGAGCTGCGGATCAGCGTCCTGCCCGCCTACCTCTCCTACGATGCGCCGTGGCCCGTACGGAAGATCCCGCTGCGCTGCACCACGCACTACGTCGCCTATCACGTGGAGTCCAAG GTCTACGCCGTGGCCACCAGCGTCATCAACCCCTGCACCCGCATCCCTCGCATGAcgggggaggagaaggagttCGAGAGCATCGAGCGGG ACGAACGCTACATCCACCCGCAGCAGGAAGCCTTCTCCATCCAGCTCATCTCCCCGGTGAGCTGGGAGACCATCCCCAACACCAG GATCGACCTGGAGGAGTGGGAGCACGTCACCTGCATGAAGACGGTGTCCCTGAAGAGCGAGGAGACGGTGTCGGGGCTGAAGGGCTACATCGCCGTCGGCACCTGCCTGATGCAGGGCGAGGAGGTGACCTGCCGTGGACGG ATCCTGATCATGGACATCATCGAGGTGGTGCCGGAGCCGGGGCAGCCCCTGACCAAAAACAAGTTCAAAGTCTTGTACGAGAAGGAGCAGAAGGGTCCGGTCACCGCCCTCTGCCACTGCAACGGCTACCTCGTCTCGGCCATCGGCCagaag ATCTTCCTGTGGAGCCTGAAGGACAACGACCTGACGGGGATGGCCTTCATCGACACCCAGCTCTACATCCACCAGATGATCAGCGTCAAGAACTTCATCCTGGCCGCCGACCTGATGAAGAGCATCTCCCTGCTGCGATACCAGGAGGAGAGCAAGACCCTCTCCCTCGTTAGCCGG GACGCGAAGCCCTTGGAGGTGTACAGCGTTGACTTCATGGTGGACAGCACCCAGTTGGGATTCCTGG TGTCCGACCGGGACCGCAACCTCCTGGTGTACATGTACCTGCCTGAAG cCAAGGAAAGCTTCGGCGGGATGCGGCTGCTGCGGCGCGCCGATTTCCACGTGGGCGCCCACGTCAACACCTTCTGGAGGACGCCGTGCCGTGGGGCCGCCGACGGCCCCAACAAGAAAACCAGCGCCTGGGAGAACAAGCACATCACCTGGTTCG CCACGCTGGATGGGGGCAtcgggctgctgctgcccatgcaGGAGAAGACGTACCGGCGGCTGCTGATGCTGCAGAACGCCCTCAGCACCATGCTGCCCCACCACGCCGGCCTCAACCCTCGCGCCTTCAG
- the CPSF1 gene encoding cleavage and polyadenylation specificity factor subunit 1 isoform X3, which yields MSTRGWWEREVQLLAQLHHRRAGAGREAPQHHRHAVPLRLLRAHPPHPLRAQPDLAGAGGGAPGHLQHRGHLPQHHAEGPSRHLVPQQPALRLHPGAGRPQAHRRGGDLRRQLASVPQPERAPLWGGPQQPHQWHHRLPAAFGAGPGALSRPLPPGVQEGVKVTLDCAQATFISYDKMVISLKGGEIYVLTLITDGMRSVRSFHFDKAAASVLTTCMVTMEPGYLFLGSRLGNSLLLKYTEKLQETPANGGKEAADRQEEPPVKKKRSESSGTWAGGKSAPQDEVDEIEVYGSEAQSGTQLATYSFEVCDSILNIGPCANAAMGEPAFLSEEFQSSPEPDLEIVLCSGYGKNGALSVLQKSIRPQVVTTFELPGCYDMWTVIAPQKKEEPDENAAGENAEKEPAPPEPPEEDGKRHGFLILSREDSTMILQTGQEIMELDTSGFATQGPTVFAGNIGENRYIVQVSPLGIRLLEGVNQLHFIPVDLGSPIVHCAVADPFVVIMSAEGQVTMFVLKSDTYGGRTHRLTLQKPQLHHQSKVIALCLYRDVSGMFTTESRAASARDELSLRTHSEAETLIQDISDTVDDEEEMLYGDSGALFSPAKEEPRRSSLPSADRDPHQYKPEPTHWCVLVRENGAMEIYQLPDWRLVFLVKNFPMGQRVLVDSSFGQPAAQGDGKKEEVTRQGELPLVKEVLLVALGNRQSRPYLLVHVEQELLIYEAFSHDSQLGQSNLKVRFKKVPHNINFREKKLKQSKKKPESAGGEEPGGPRGRVARFRYFEDIYGYSGVFICGPSPHWLLVTSRGALRLHPMTIDGSVESFAPFHNINCPKGFLYFNRQGELRISVLPAYLSYDAPWPVRKIPLRCTTHYVAYHVESKVYAVATSVINPCTRIPRMTGEEKEFESIERDERYIHPQQEAFSIQLISPVSWETIPNTRIDLEEWEHVTCMKTVSLKSEETVSGLKGYIAVGTCLMQGEEVTCRGRILIMDIIEVVPEPGQPLTKNKFKVLYEKEQKGPVTALCHCNGYLVSAIGQKIFLWSLKDNDLTGMAFIDTQLYIHQMISVKNFILAADLMKSISLLRYQEESKTLSLVSRDAKPLEVYSVDFMVDSTQLGFLVSDRDRNLLVYMYLPEAKESFGGMRLLRRADFHVGAHVNTFWRTPCRGAADGPNKKTSAWENKHITWFATLDGGIGLLLPMQEKTYRRLLMLQNALSTMLPHHAGLNPRAFRLLHVDRRILQNAVRNVLDGELLNRYLYLSTMERGELAKKIGTTPDIILEDLLEIDRVTAHF from the exons ATGAGCACGAGGGGCTGGTGGGAGAGGG AAGTCCAGCTTCTTGCCCAGCTACATCATCGACGTGCGGGAGCTGGACGAGAAGCTCCTCAACATCATCGACATGCAGTTCCTCTACGGCTACTACGAGCCCaccctcctcatcctcttcGAGCCCAACCAGACCTGGCCGGG GCGGGTGGCGGTGCGCCAGGACACCTGCAGCATCGTGGCCATCTCCCTCAACATCATGCAGAAGGTCCATCCCGTCATCTGGTCCCTCAGCAACCTGCCCTTCGACTGCACCCAGGCGCTGGCCGTCCCCAAGCCCATCG GAGGGGTGGTGATCTTCGCCGTCAACTCGCTTCTGTACCTCAACCAGAGCGTGCCCCCCTATGGGGTGGCCCTCAACAGCCTCACCAATGGCACCACCGTCTTCCCGCTGC ttTTGGGGCTGGGCCGGGGGCTCTCAGCCGCCCTCTCCCCCCAGGCGTGCAGGAGGGGGTGAAGGTGACGCTGGACTGCGCCCAGGCCACCTTCATCTCCTACGACAAGATGGTCATCTCGCTGAAAGGAGGGGAGAT ctACGTCCTGACGCTGATCACGGATGGGATGAGGAGCGTCCGCTCCTTCCACTTCGACAAGGCGGCCGCCAGCGTCCTCACCACCTGC ATGGTGACGATGGAGCCGGGGTACCTGTTCCTGGGGTCGCGCCTGGGGAACTCCCTGCTGCTCAAGTACACCGAGAAGCTGCAGGAGACCCCCGCCAATGGGGGCAAGGAGGCGGCCGACAGGCAG GAGGAGCCCCCGGTGAAGAAGAAGCGGTCGGAGTCCTCAGGGACCTGGGCAG GAGGGAAATCGGCGCCGCAGGACGAGGTGGACGAGATCGAGGTGTATGGCAGCGAGGCGCAGTCAGGCACCCAGCTCGCCACCTATTCCTTTGAG GTCTGCGACAGCATCCTCAACATCGGCCCCTGCGCCAATGCCGCCATGGGGGAACCGGCGTTCCTTTCGGAGGAG ttTCAGAGCAGTCCGGAACCGGACCTGGAGATCGTGCTCTGCTCCGGCTACGGCAAAAACGGAGCCCTCTCCGTCCTGCAG AAAAGCATCCGACCCCAGGTGGTGACGACCTTCGAGCTGCCGGGCTGCTACGACATGTGGACCGTCATCGCGCCCCAGAAGAAGGAGGAG CCGGACGAAAACGCCGCAGGGGAAAACGCTGAGAAGGAGCCGGCTCCTCCCGAACCCCCCGAGGAGGATGGCAAGAGGCACGGCTTCCTCATCCTCAGCCGCGAGGACTCCACCATG ATCCTGCAGACGGGGCAGGAGATCATGGAGCTGGACACCAGCGGCTTTGCCACGCAGGGTCCCACCGTCTTCGCCGGCAACATTGGCGAGAACCGCTACATCGTCCAGGTGTCGCCGCTGGGCATCCGGCTGCTGGAAGGAG TGAACCAGCTGCACTTCATCCCGGTGGATTTGGGCTCGCCAATCGTCCACTGCGCCGTCGCCGACCCCTTCGTGGTGATCATGAGCGCCGAGGGGCAGGTCACCATGTTCGTCCTGAAAAGCGACACGTATGGGGGCCGGACCCACCGCCTCACCCTCCAAAAACCCCAGCTCCACCAC CAATCCAAGGTGATCGCCCTCTGCCTCTACCGGGACGTCAGCGGGATGTTCACCACGGAGAGCCGGGCGGCCAGCGCCCGGGATGAGCTCTCCCTCCGCACCCACTCGGAGGCAGAGACCCTCATCCAGGACATCAG CGACACAGTGGACGACGAGGAGGAGATGCTCTACGGAGATTCGGGGGCTCTTTTCAGCCCGGCTAAGGAAGAACCGCGTCGCAGCAGCCTCCCCTCCGCTGACCGGGATCCCCACCAGTATAAACCAGAGCCCACCCATTGGTGCGTACTGGTGCGGGAGAACGGCGCCATGGAG ATCTACCAGCTGCCGGATTGGCGCCTGGTGTTCCTGGTGAAGAACTTCCCGATGGGGCAGcgggtgctggttgacagttCTTTCGGACAACCGGCCGCCCAAGGGGACGGCAAGAAAGAAGAGGTGACGCGGCAGGGAGAGCTGCCCTTGGTGAAGGAGGTGCTGCTGGTGGCGCTGGGCAATCGCCAGAGTCGGCCGTACCTGCTG GTCCACgtggagcaggagctgctcatCTACGAGGCCTTCAGCCACGACTCCCAGCTGGGCCAGAGCAACCTCAAAGTCCGGTTTAAGAAG GTCCCCCACAACATCAATTTTCGCGAGAAGAAGCTCAAACAGTCCAAGAAGAAGCCGGAGAGCGCGGGGGGCGAGGAGCCGGGGGGGCCCCGCGGCCGCGTCGCTCGCTTCCGCTACTTCGAGGACATCTACGGATACTCAGGG gttTTTATCTGCGGCCCCTCCCCGCACTGGCTGCTGGTGACGTCCCGGGGGGCCCTGCGCCTGCACCCCATGACCATCGACGGCTCCGTCGAGTCCTTCGCCCCCTTCCACAACATCAACTGCCCCAAGGGCTTCCTCTACTTCAACCGACAG GGGGAGCTGCGGATCAGCGTCCTGCCCGCCTACCTCTCCTACGATGCGCCGTGGCCCGTACGGAAGATCCCGCTGCGCTGCACCACGCACTACGTCGCCTATCACGTGGAGTCCAAG GTCTACGCCGTGGCCACCAGCGTCATCAACCCCTGCACCCGCATCCCTCGCATGAcgggggaggagaaggagttCGAGAGCATCGAGCGGG ACGAACGCTACATCCACCCGCAGCAGGAAGCCTTCTCCATCCAGCTCATCTCCCCGGTGAGCTGGGAGACCATCCCCAACACCAG GATCGACCTGGAGGAGTGGGAGCACGTCACCTGCATGAAGACGGTGTCCCTGAAGAGCGAGGAGACGGTGTCGGGGCTGAAGGGCTACATCGCCGTCGGCACCTGCCTGATGCAGGGCGAGGAGGTGACCTGCCGTGGACGG ATCCTGATCATGGACATCATCGAGGTGGTGCCGGAGCCGGGGCAGCCCCTGACCAAAAACAAGTTCAAAGTCTTGTACGAGAAGGAGCAGAAGGGTCCGGTCACCGCCCTCTGCCACTGCAACGGCTACCTCGTCTCGGCCATCGGCCagaag ATCTTCCTGTGGAGCCTGAAGGACAACGACCTGACGGGGATGGCCTTCATCGACACCCAGCTCTACATCCACCAGATGATCAGCGTCAAGAACTTCATCCTGGCCGCCGACCTGATGAAGAGCATCTCCCTGCTGCGATACCAGGAGGAGAGCAAGACCCTCTCCCTCGTTAGCCGG GACGCGAAGCCCTTGGAGGTGTACAGCGTTGACTTCATGGTGGACAGCACCCAGTTGGGATTCCTGG TGTCCGACCGGGACCGCAACCTCCTGGTGTACATGTACCTGCCTGAAG cCAAGGAAAGCTTCGGCGGGATGCGGCTGCTGCGGCGCGCCGATTTCCACGTGGGCGCCCACGTCAACACCTTCTGGAGGACGCCGTGCCGTGGGGCCGCCGACGGCCCCAACAAGAAAACCAGCGCCTGGGAGAACAAGCACATCACCTGGTTCG CCACGCTGGATGGGGGCAtcgggctgctgctgcccatgcaGGAGAAGACGTACCGGCGGCTGCTGATGCTGCAGAACGCCCTCAGCACCATGCTGCCCCACCACGCCGGCCTCAACCCTCGCGCCTTCAG
- the CPSF1 gene encoding cleavage and polyadenylation specificity factor subunit 1 isoform X5, whose amino-acid sequence MSTRGWWEREVQLLAQLHHRRAGAGREAPQHHRHAVPLRLLRAHPPHPLRAQPDLAGKVHPVIWSLSNLPFDCTQALAVPKPIGGVVIFAVNSLLYLNQSVPPYGVALNSLTNGTTVFPLRVQEGVKVTLDCAQATFISYDKMVISLKGGEIYVLTLITDGMRSVRSFHFDKAAASVLTTCMVTMEPGYLFLGSRLGNSLLLKYTEKLQETPANGGKEAADRQEEPPVKKKRSESSGTWAGGKSAPQDEVDEIEVYGSEAQSGTQLATYSFEVCDSILNIGPCANAAMGEPAFLSEEFQSSPEPDLEIVLCSGYGKNGALSVLQKSIRPQVVTTFELPGCYDMWTVIAPQKKEEPDENAAGENAEKEPAPPEPPEEDGKRHGFLILSREDSTMILQTGQEIMELDTSGFATQGPTVFAGNIGENRYIVQVSPLGIRLLEGVNQLHFIPVDLGSPIVHCAVADPFVVIMSAEGQVTMFVLKSDTYGGRTHRLTLQKPQLHHQSKVIALCLYRDVSGMFTTESRAASARDELSLRTHSEAETLIQDISDTVDDEEEMLYGDSGALFSPAKEEPRRSSLPSADRDPHQYKPEPTHWCVLVRENGAMEIYQLPDWRLVFLVKNFPMGQRVLVDSSFGQPAAQGDGKKEEVTRQGELPLVKEVLLVALGNRQSRPYLLVHVEQELLIYEAFSHDSQLGQSNLKVRFKKVPHNINFREKKLKQSKKKPESAGGEEPGGPRGRVARFRYFEDIYGYSGVFICGPSPHWLLVTSRGALRLHPMTIDGSVESFAPFHNINCPKGFLYFNRQGELRISVLPAYLSYDAPWPVRKIPLRCTTHYVAYHVESKVYAVATSVINPCTRIPRMTGEEKEFESIERDERYIHPQQEAFSIQLISPVSWETIPNTRIDLEEWEHVTCMKTVSLKSEETVSGLKGYIAVGTCLMQGEEVTCRGRILIMDIIEVVPEPGQPLTKNKFKVLYEKEQKGPVTALCHCNGYLVSAIGQKIFLWSLKDNDLTGMAFIDTQLYIHQMISVKNFILAADLMKSISLLRYQEESKTLSLVSRDAKPLEVYSVDFMVDSTQLGFLVSDRDRNLLVYMYLPEAKESFGGMRLLRRADFHVGAHVNTFWRTPCRGAADGPNKKTSAWENKHITWFATLDGGIGLLLPMQEKTYRRLLMLQNALSTMLPHHAGLNPRAFRLLHVDRRILQNAVRNVLDGELLNRYLYLSTMERGELAKKIGTTPDIILEDLLEIDRVTAHF is encoded by the exons ATGAGCACGAGGGGCTGGTGGGAGAGGG AAGTCCAGCTTCTTGCCCAGCTACATCATCGACGTGCGGGAGCTGGACGAGAAGCTCCTCAACATCATCGACATGCAGTTCCTCTACGGCTACTACGAGCCCaccctcctcatcctcttcGAGCCCAACCAGACCTGGCCGGG AAGGTCCATCCCGTCATCTGGTCCCTCAGCAACCTGCCCTTCGACTGCACCCAGGCGCTGGCCGTCCCCAAGCCCATCG GAGGGGTGGTGATCTTCGCCGTCAACTCGCTTCTGTACCTCAACCAGAGCGTGCCCCCCTATGGGGTGGCCCTCAACAGCCTCACCAATGGCACCACCGTCTTCCCGCTGC GCGTGCAGGAGGGGGTGAAGGTGACGCTGGACTGCGCCCAGGCCACCTTCATCTCCTACGACAAGATGGTCATCTCGCTGAAAGGAGGGGAGAT ctACGTCCTGACGCTGATCACGGATGGGATGAGGAGCGTCCGCTCCTTCCACTTCGACAAGGCGGCCGCCAGCGTCCTCACCACCTGC ATGGTGACGATGGAGCCGGGGTACCTGTTCCTGGGGTCGCGCCTGGGGAACTCCCTGCTGCTCAAGTACACCGAGAAGCTGCAGGAGACCCCCGCCAATGGGGGCAAGGAGGCGGCCGACAGGCAG GAGGAGCCCCCGGTGAAGAAGAAGCGGTCGGAGTCCTCAGGGACCTGGGCAG GAGGGAAATCGGCGCCGCAGGACGAGGTGGACGAGATCGAGGTGTATGGCAGCGAGGCGCAGTCAGGCACCCAGCTCGCCACCTATTCCTTTGAG GTCTGCGACAGCATCCTCAACATCGGCCCCTGCGCCAATGCCGCCATGGGGGAACCGGCGTTCCTTTCGGAGGAG ttTCAGAGCAGTCCGGAACCGGACCTGGAGATCGTGCTCTGCTCCGGCTACGGCAAAAACGGAGCCCTCTCCGTCCTGCAG AAAAGCATCCGACCCCAGGTGGTGACGACCTTCGAGCTGCCGGGCTGCTACGACATGTGGACCGTCATCGCGCCCCAGAAGAAGGAGGAG CCGGACGAAAACGCCGCAGGGGAAAACGCTGAGAAGGAGCCGGCTCCTCCCGAACCCCCCGAGGAGGATGGCAAGAGGCACGGCTTCCTCATCCTCAGCCGCGAGGACTCCACCATG ATCCTGCAGACGGGGCAGGAGATCATGGAGCTGGACACCAGCGGCTTTGCCACGCAGGGTCCCACCGTCTTCGCCGGCAACATTGGCGAGAACCGCTACATCGTCCAGGTGTCGCCGCTGGGCATCCGGCTGCTGGAAGGAG TGAACCAGCTGCACTTCATCCCGGTGGATTTGGGCTCGCCAATCGTCCACTGCGCCGTCGCCGACCCCTTCGTGGTGATCATGAGCGCCGAGGGGCAGGTCACCATGTTCGTCCTGAAAAGCGACACGTATGGGGGCCGGACCCACCGCCTCACCCTCCAAAAACCCCAGCTCCACCAC CAATCCAAGGTGATCGCCCTCTGCCTCTACCGGGACGTCAGCGGGATGTTCACCACGGAGAGCCGGGCGGCCAGCGCCCGGGATGAGCTCTCCCTCCGCACCCACTCGGAGGCAGAGACCCTCATCCAGGACATCAG CGACACAGTGGACGACGAGGAGGAGATGCTCTACGGAGATTCGGGGGCTCTTTTCAGCCCGGCTAAGGAAGAACCGCGTCGCAGCAGCCTCCCCTCCGCTGACCGGGATCCCCACCAGTATAAACCAGAGCCCACCCATTGGTGCGTACTGGTGCGGGAGAACGGCGCCATGGAG ATCTACCAGCTGCCGGATTGGCGCCTGGTGTTCCTGGTGAAGAACTTCCCGATGGGGCAGcgggtgctggttgacagttCTTTCGGACAACCGGCCGCCCAAGGGGACGGCAAGAAAGAAGAGGTGACGCGGCAGGGAGAGCTGCCCTTGGTGAAGGAGGTGCTGCTGGTGGCGCTGGGCAATCGCCAGAGTCGGCCGTACCTGCTG GTCCACgtggagcaggagctgctcatCTACGAGGCCTTCAGCCACGACTCCCAGCTGGGCCAGAGCAACCTCAAAGTCCGGTTTAAGAAG GTCCCCCACAACATCAATTTTCGCGAGAAGAAGCTCAAACAGTCCAAGAAGAAGCCGGAGAGCGCGGGGGGCGAGGAGCCGGGGGGGCCCCGCGGCCGCGTCGCTCGCTTCCGCTACTTCGAGGACATCTACGGATACTCAGGG gttTTTATCTGCGGCCCCTCCCCGCACTGGCTGCTGGTGACGTCCCGGGGGGCCCTGCGCCTGCACCCCATGACCATCGACGGCTCCGTCGAGTCCTTCGCCCCCTTCCACAACATCAACTGCCCCAAGGGCTTCCTCTACTTCAACCGACAG GGGGAGCTGCGGATCAGCGTCCTGCCCGCCTACCTCTCCTACGATGCGCCGTGGCCCGTACGGAAGATCCCGCTGCGCTGCACCACGCACTACGTCGCCTATCACGTGGAGTCCAAG GTCTACGCCGTGGCCACCAGCGTCATCAACCCCTGCACCCGCATCCCTCGCATGAcgggggaggagaaggagttCGAGAGCATCGAGCGGG ACGAACGCTACATCCACCCGCAGCAGGAAGCCTTCTCCATCCAGCTCATCTCCCCGGTGAGCTGGGAGACCATCCCCAACACCAG GATCGACCTGGAGGAGTGGGAGCACGTCACCTGCATGAAGACGGTGTCCCTGAAGAGCGAGGAGACGGTGTCGGGGCTGAAGGGCTACATCGCCGTCGGCACCTGCCTGATGCAGGGCGAGGAGGTGACCTGCCGTGGACGG ATCCTGATCATGGACATCATCGAGGTGGTGCCGGAGCCGGGGCAGCCCCTGACCAAAAACAAGTTCAAAGTCTTGTACGAGAAGGAGCAGAAGGGTCCGGTCACCGCCCTCTGCCACTGCAACGGCTACCTCGTCTCGGCCATCGGCCagaag ATCTTCCTGTGGAGCCTGAAGGACAACGACCTGACGGGGATGGCCTTCATCGACACCCAGCTCTACATCCACCAGATGATCAGCGTCAAGAACTTCATCCTGGCCGCCGACCTGATGAAGAGCATCTCCCTGCTGCGATACCAGGAGGAGAGCAAGACCCTCTCCCTCGTTAGCCGG GACGCGAAGCCCTTGGAGGTGTACAGCGTTGACTTCATGGTGGACAGCACCCAGTTGGGATTCCTGG TGTCCGACCGGGACCGCAACCTCCTGGTGTACATGTACCTGCCTGAAG cCAAGGAAAGCTTCGGCGGGATGCGGCTGCTGCGGCGCGCCGATTTCCACGTGGGCGCCCACGTCAACACCTTCTGGAGGACGCCGTGCCGTGGGGCCGCCGACGGCCCCAACAAGAAAACCAGCGCCTGGGAGAACAAGCACATCACCTGGTTCG CCACGCTGGATGGGGGCAtcgggctgctgctgcccatgcaGGAGAAGACGTACCGGCGGCTGCTGATGCTGCAGAACGCCCTCAGCACCATGCTGCCCCACCACGCCGGCCTCAACCCTCGCGCCTTCAG